In Archangium violaceum, the following are encoded in one genomic region:
- a CDS encoding S8 family serine peptidase — protein MSRISALLLGLCFVLTSAARAAPPPLPKPGGARLDFVPGQVIVKFKTQAAATALKSGRAALANARLESLQGLPFGMDVLRFAPTTKGSLVDDSAATWEVIAQLRSRPDVEFAHPNYRFQFSAVPNDPLYPRQWHYPLIQLPRAWDLTTGTAGIRIALLDSGRTNHPDLAGRWVQGLEFDAADQDGNAQDDGYIPAGSWSRVFWRHGTHVAGIVAGASNNQQGSAGVCWGCQVLPVKVSGRESITLDSLVRGINWAVANGARVINMSLELGTACTVQEMAGLRTAVSVAIANNVTVVVAAGNQAVDAANTSPASCPGVIAVAATTRTNALAPYSNFGAVTLAAPGGGGTHDPRGPMDGYGTGIDCPEDPPSFFSTSVEGAVSAWTTSPTSNDASCYRYLSGTSMAAPHVSGVVGLMLSVNPNLRPADITQLLRTTAQPLAGCGGRCGAGLVNAFAAVQAAREQAGPCGWAPAGQACTFDSLSHYVNSAGVFEETVVAYGRMWKFNLAGQRIGSPVDLRSIPRYANGPCAWAPAGQPCRFETSTTLDYPGIGYVESVGAYGRYWNFDAWGNVWAGSGSDLRSVSRYAQGPCRLTAGTSCRMDTRNLVDYPGWGLIESINGYGRYWIFNAAGTQLEEGDLRAVPRYANGPCAWAPAGQACVFDTRELAVVPGQGLVETITAYGRYWEFDAANNPRPGSGALLSSIPRFR, from the coding sequence TTGTCGAGAATATCCGCGCTGTTGTTGGGACTTTGCTTCGTGTTGACGTCGGCTGCTCGGGCCGCGCCCCCGCCGCTCCCGAAACCTGGGGGCGCCCGGCTGGATTTCGTCCCGGGCCAGGTGATCGTCAAGTTCAAGACGCAGGCAGCGGCGACGGCACTGAAGAGTGGCAGGGCCGCGCTCGCGAACGCGCGGCTCGAGAGTCTTCAAGGCCTTCCGTTCGGGATGGATGTGTTGCGCTTCGCCCCCACCACGAAGGGGAGCCTCGTCGATGACTCCGCCGCGACGTGGGAGGTGATCGCGCAGCTGAGGTCCCGGCCGGACGTGGAATTCGCCCACCCCAACTACCGCTTCCAGTTCTCGGCCGTGCCGAACGACCCCCTGTACCCGCGGCAGTGGCATTACCCGCTGATCCAGCTGCCGCGGGCCTGGGATCTCACCACGGGCACCGCCGGGATTCGCATCGCGCTCCTCGACTCCGGGAGGACCAACCATCCCGACCTCGCGGGCAGGTGGGTGCAGGGACTGGAGTTCGATGCCGCGGATCAGGACGGGAACGCGCAAGACGATGGCTACATCCCCGCCGGCTCCTGGTCGCGCGTGTTCTGGCGGCATGGCACGCATGTGGCGGGCATCGTCGCCGGGGCTTCCAACAATCAGCAGGGCAGCGCGGGAGTGTGCTGGGGTTGCCAGGTGTTGCCGGTCAAGGTCTCGGGACGTGAGAGCATCACCCTGGACTCGCTGGTCCGAGGCATCAACTGGGCGGTCGCCAATGGCGCTCGGGTCATCAACATGAGCCTGGAGCTTGGCACGGCCTGCACCGTCCAGGAAATGGCGGGGCTGCGCACCGCGGTGTCCGTGGCGATCGCGAACAACGTCACGGTCGTCGTGGCGGCGGGCAATCAAGCCGTGGATGCCGCCAATACCTCGCCGGCGTCGTGTCCGGGAGTCATCGCGGTGGCGGCGACGACCCGTACCAACGCACTGGCCCCGTACAGCAACTTCGGAGCGGTGACCCTCGCGGCCCCCGGTGGTGGAGGCACCCACGATCCTCGGGGACCCATGGATGGGTATGGAACTGGGATTGACTGTCCCGAGGATCCACCCAGCTTCTTCAGCACCTCGGTCGAAGGTGCGGTCTCCGCCTGGACCACGTCCCCCACCAGCAACGACGCCTCTTGCTATCGCTACCTGTCAGGGACCTCGATGGCGGCCCCTCACGTCTCGGGAGTGGTGGGGCTGATGTTGTCGGTGAATCCGAACCTGCGCCCGGCGGACATCACCCAGCTCCTGCGCACGACGGCCCAGCCCCTGGCCGGGTGTGGGGGCCGCTGCGGCGCCGGATTGGTGAATGCCTTCGCGGCGGTCCAGGCGGCCCGGGAGCAGGCGGGCCCCTGTGGTTGGGCTCCGGCGGGTCAGGCCTGCACCTTCGACTCGCTCTCCCACTACGTGAACAGCGCGGGAGTCTTCGAGGAGACGGTGGTGGCCTATGGGCGGATGTGGAAGTTCAATCTCGCCGGGCAGCGGATCGGCAGCCCGGTCGATCTGCGAAGCATCCCCCGGTACGCCAACGGGCCCTGCGCCTGGGCTCCCGCGGGTCAGCCCTGCCGGTTCGAGACATCGACCACGCTCGATTACCCGGGGATTGGCTACGTCGAGTCGGTGGGCGCCTACGGCCGTTACTGGAACTTCGACGCCTGGGGCAATGTGTGGGCGGGCTCCGGGAGCGATCTGCGGAGCGTGTCCCGGTACGCCCAGGGGCCCTGCCGGCTCACTGCCGGAACGAGCTGCAGGATGGACACCCGGAACCTGGTCGATTACCCGGGTTGGGGGCTGATCGAGTCGATCAACGGCTATGGCCGCTACTGGATCTTCAATGCGGCCGGGACTCAACTCGAGGAGGGAGATCTGCGAGCGGTCCCGCGTTATGCGAACGGGCCCTGTGCCTGGGCTCCCGCGGGACAGGCGTGCGTCTTCGACACGCGCGAGCTGGCGGTCGTGCCCGGGCAGGGGCTCGTCGAGACCATCACCGCCTATGGCCGCTACTGGGAGTTCGACGCGGCCAACAATCCACGCCCGGGCTCGGGTGCCCTGCTGAGCAGCATACCGCGCTTCCGGTGA
- a CDS encoding ankyrin repeat domain-containing protein has product MRAFPRSSFVCQVLGLVLLGLGGLAHAQLPGDSIGILLAPRLDEDARHSYAVHCDPHGFLHILRKEAFPAVDECELVVARVVAVHDEGATHAEPSTVLLQVEEVLTGDITPGVVQAVWSEHLHLMCEVGEEEGIRRWKATSQRGPEVGARFLLAGGFNRSRRWFMTVPELRLPFTPERHRALLAQVKQEQREWTRQYKEAVASRRAEARAAVRDDELLAAVAEKDVVRVRSLLREGVRPVAHTGSGTPALHVAASLGTVEVIRALLEAGALVETKEPEVLLRTALGLAADEGKVEAVELLLAHGANPSLLSWPHTPVLLRPAMSGHCAVVKALLARGAQARQSDQHGSTPLEVAARSGHLACVIALLEAGAEPNQANNFGWRPVDYAIEHPAVLEQLLRAGANPHAHDPEGGTPLKRARDRRLTDSVRLLEEAGATQ; this is encoded by the coding sequence ATGCGTGCATTCCCCAGGTCGTCCTTCGTGTGCCAGGTACTCGGGCTCGTGCTGCTGGGCTTGGGAGGGCTGGCGCACGCACAGCTTCCTGGCGATTCAATTGGAATACTGCTGGCGCCTCGCTTGGACGAGGATGCGCGGCACTCGTATGCCGTGCACTGCGACCCGCATGGCTTCCTGCACATCCTCAGGAAAGAGGCCTTCCCAGCGGTGGACGAATGCGAGCTGGTGGTGGCAAGGGTCGTGGCGGTGCATGACGAGGGAGCGACGCACGCCGAGCCCTCCACGGTGCTTCTCCAGGTGGAGGAGGTGCTCACGGGGGACATCACCCCCGGCGTCGTCCAGGCTGTATGGAGCGAACACCTGCACCTGATGTGCGAGGTGGGGGAAGAGGAAGGAATCAGGCGCTGGAAGGCCACGAGCCAGCGGGGACCCGAGGTGGGAGCGCGCTTCCTCTTGGCTGGCGGCTTCAATCGCAGCCGGCGCTGGTTCATGACCGTGCCCGAGCTGCGCCTGCCCTTTACCCCCGAGCGTCATCGGGCACTGCTCGCCCAGGTGAAGCAGGAACAACGGGAGTGGACACGTCAATACAAGGAAGCGGTCGCCTCCCGCCGGGCCGAAGCGCGGGCCGCCGTGCGCGATGACGAGCTGTTGGCGGCGGTGGCGGAGAAGGATGTCGTCCGTGTGCGCTCGCTGCTGCGAGAGGGGGTACGGCCCGTGGCTCACACCGGGTCGGGAACTCCCGCGCTGCATGTGGCGGCGAGCCTGGGCACGGTGGAAGTGATTCGGGCCCTGTTGGAAGCGGGTGCCCTGGTGGAGACGAAGGAGCCCGAAGTGTTGTTGCGGACGGCGCTGGGTCTGGCCGCCGATGAGGGGAAGGTCGAGGCCGTCGAATTGCTGCTCGCCCACGGCGCCAATCCCAGTCTCCTCTCCTGGCCTCATACTCCCGTGCTGCTACGTCCCGCGATGAGCGGGCACTGCGCCGTGGTGAAGGCGCTCCTGGCTCGCGGCGCCCAGGCACGCCAGTCGGACCAGCATGGCAGCACTCCTCTGGAGGTGGCGGCGCGTAGCGGGCACCTCGCCTGTGTCATCGCGCTGCTCGAGGCTGGCGCCGAGCCCAACCAGGCCAATAACTTCGGATGGCGGCCGGTGGATTACGCCATCGAGCACCCGGCGGTGCTCGAACAGTTGCTCCGGGCGGGCGCCAATCCCCATGCACACGACCCGGAAGGTGGCACGCCGCTGAAGAGGGCGAGGGACAGGCGCCTCACCGACAGCGTGCGGCTGCTCGAGGAGGCAGGGGCTACTCAATAG
- a CDS encoding trifunctional serine/threonine-protein kinase/ATP-binding protein/sensor histidine kinase, with product MLDIPGYRVLGTLRATGSNVLFHAVREADGVPVILKTPMAPAPGASEHERYRREFAILQRLRDVRGVARPYAHERVHERPVLLLERVQGEPLSETAGQPMEVSRFLRLALSLVSTLAEVHCRDIIHKDIKPSNILLEPSGEARLIDFGVATLQRVEHLEAAPAHLIEGTLAYMSPEQTGRMNRVVDYRTDFYSLGVTFYELLTGRRPFQAKDALEWFHAHLAQRPKPPHELNPQVPSALSALVMKLLAKVAEERYQSAEGLKADLERCREALGQGVREVFPLGTQDTPQRFQLPQRLYGREAQVASLLEGFERVTRTGRPELLLLSGYSGIGKSAVVHELYKPVVRQRGFFLSGKFDQFQRDIPYATLAQLLRGLVQQLLAGSEEELARWREQVNRAWDGQGQVLVDLVPQLEVLVGRQPMPQALPASEGQLRFFRVVRQFVSVFSTKEQPAVAFLDDLQWADPSSLRLLEQMVSHPESPPVLWLGAYRDNEVGPTHPLMAVLEKASEAGTRLTDIRLEPLRVEHVEQLVGETLPGAGREEVAPLAELVHEKTGGNPFFLLQLLVTLHQEGLLVRLPEGGWRWDAEGVRARDYSENIIDFMVGKLRQLPPDTQHLLRLAACAGAVFSLQMLGTLSGLSEVEKVEQGLEPALREGLLGRAGAETYRFLHDRIQQAAHSLSSEAQRQEVHLRIGRLLLQSLSPEQARESLFEVVGQLNAGVALMEDPTERHHLARLNAEVGKKAQAALALRPALTYFATAFALIPADPWETDPALAFQVRLAQARTELMSGSPSEAQRQLEELRPRTRTRADTVALYLLTQDIHFATGAFLEGMSCLRECLELLGMPVPRQPTWEEAVAAHEEAWALLGQRPIESLLELPLMTDPDMKMAVVALFKLFPGAYSSDPNLLIIILSRIVSLTLRHGIVDAAVPGYTWFGVITGSFFKRYREGFAFARLALAFVERYHLSAYRGDVLLGMQFSSYWVQPLPRAQEMLLDGLRYALQVGDIAPATYCSVYLVTNRLAMGHALDEVHQESLVRDEFLRKTGFVDPQEALLVSQRYVQQLRGHSLSFSTLSGEGFDERACEARMTPERLGGTRCHYWIHKMQSRFMCGDYAEAREAADKTAGLLWSCFGTLNAREGHFYRALTLAACFEGATPEQQREWLVAIEHHHQQLAEWAELCPENFRALERLVFAERARLLGRSEDATRAYEQAIRSARENGATQYLGLASELAAKFWRTREAPIVAHAFAREARAAYQRWGARAKVQHLESQWPELTSTQSPQDTLTTSSTDSTHIDALTVVKAQQAVSGEIELERLVTALMRAAMENAGAQRGALLLPDGDALSVAALFQLSPEGALVASDEAGHHELPWTLLAYVRRTREHVLIGDASQPHAFSADAWLARGGARSVLCLPLMRQEQFSGALYLENDLATNAFSPARLALLGHLASQAAISIENARLYADVQRARTELHRANDELERRVEERTRELKQAQARLVDTAREVGMAEVASNVLHNVGNVLTSAVVNMEMMSKAVGALRVGRVGQTGALLLEHRGALADFLTEDPRGSQLPEYLVALGDELMREQTRLQEDMAVMNRHIEHIRAIVQVQQTYARNVLMTEECELSQLVDDALRIQMESLRRHGVTVHRELSEVPPVKVDKHKVLQILINLLSNAKHALDEVPEGRRNLWVRLTAVGNVARIQVADDGVGIAPELMDSLFVHGFTTRKDGHGFGLHSSALVAQMLKGRLTLESEGLGQGAVATLELPLTSEGSPRASS from the coding sequence ATGTTGGACATCCCAGGTTACAGAGTCCTAGGCACCCTCCGGGCCACGGGCTCGAACGTGCTGTTCCACGCGGTGCGCGAGGCCGATGGTGTCCCCGTCATCCTCAAGACGCCGATGGCCCCCGCCCCCGGCGCCAGCGAGCACGAGCGCTACCGGCGGGAGTTCGCCATCCTGCAGCGGCTGCGGGACGTGCGTGGGGTGGCCAGGCCCTACGCCCATGAGCGCGTTCACGAGCGGCCCGTGCTTCTGCTGGAGCGGGTGCAGGGCGAGCCCCTGTCCGAGACCGCGGGCCAGCCGATGGAGGTCTCCCGGTTCTTGCGCCTGGCCCTCTCGCTGGTGTCCACCCTGGCCGAGGTCCACTGCCGCGACATCATCCACAAGGACATCAAGCCCTCCAACATCCTCCTGGAGCCGTCCGGCGAGGCGCGGCTCATCGACTTCGGCGTGGCCACGCTCCAGCGGGTGGAGCACCTGGAGGCGGCGCCCGCGCATCTCATCGAGGGCACGCTGGCGTACATGTCGCCCGAGCAGACCGGGCGGATGAACCGCGTGGTGGACTACCGCACGGACTTCTACTCGCTGGGCGTCACCTTCTACGAGCTGCTCACGGGGCGCAGGCCCTTTCAAGCCAAGGACGCGCTCGAGTGGTTCCACGCCCACCTGGCGCAGCGCCCGAAGCCGCCCCACGAGCTGAATCCCCAGGTGCCGTCGGCCTTGTCCGCGCTCGTGATGAAGCTGCTGGCCAAGGTGGCCGAGGAGCGCTACCAGAGCGCCGAGGGTTTGAAGGCCGACCTGGAGCGCTGCCGGGAGGCGCTCGGCCAGGGCGTGCGGGAGGTATTCCCCCTGGGGACCCAGGACACGCCCCAGCGCTTCCAACTGCCGCAACGGCTCTATGGGCGTGAGGCGCAGGTGGCCTCCCTGCTCGAGGGCTTCGAGCGCGTGACGCGCACGGGCCGGCCGGAGCTGCTGCTGCTCAGCGGCTACTCGGGCATCGGCAAATCCGCGGTGGTGCACGAGTTGTACAAGCCGGTGGTGCGCCAGCGCGGGTTCTTCCTGAGCGGCAAGTTCGACCAGTTCCAGCGGGACATCCCCTACGCCACCCTGGCCCAGCTCCTGCGCGGGCTGGTGCAGCAACTGCTCGCCGGGAGCGAGGAGGAACTCGCCCGGTGGCGTGAGCAGGTGAATCGAGCTTGGGACGGCCAGGGCCAGGTGCTCGTGGACCTGGTGCCCCAACTGGAAGTACTCGTGGGCCGGCAACCCATGCCCCAGGCGCTGCCCGCCAGCGAGGGGCAGCTGCGCTTCTTCCGGGTGGTGCGCCAGTTCGTGTCGGTGTTCTCCACGAAGGAGCAGCCGGCGGTGGCGTTCCTGGATGACTTGCAGTGGGCGGACCCCTCCAGTCTGCGGCTGCTCGAGCAGATGGTGTCCCATCCGGAGAGTCCCCCGGTGTTGTGGCTCGGCGCCTACCGGGACAACGAGGTGGGCCCCACGCACCCACTGATGGCGGTATTGGAGAAGGCGAGCGAGGCGGGAACGCGCCTCACGGACATCCGGCTGGAGCCGCTGCGCGTGGAGCACGTGGAGCAGTTGGTGGGCGAGACGCTCCCAGGAGCGGGCCGGGAGGAGGTCGCCCCCCTGGCGGAGCTGGTGCACGAGAAGACGGGAGGCAACCCCTTCTTCCTGCTGCAACTGCTGGTGACGCTCCATCAGGAGGGTCTGCTCGTGCGCCTGCCCGAAGGAGGCTGGCGGTGGGATGCCGAAGGGGTGCGCGCCCGGGACTACTCGGAGAACATCATCGACTTCATGGTGGGCAAGCTGCGCCAGCTGCCCCCGGACACCCAGCACCTGCTGCGGCTGGCGGCGTGCGCGGGCGCCGTCTTCTCGCTCCAGATGTTGGGCACCCTCTCGGGACTCTCCGAGGTGGAGAAGGTGGAGCAGGGCCTCGAGCCCGCGCTGCGTGAAGGCCTGCTGGGGCGCGCCGGAGCGGAGACGTACCGCTTCCTGCATGACCGCATCCAGCAGGCGGCCCATTCGCTCAGCTCCGAGGCGCAGCGCCAGGAGGTGCACCTGCGCATCGGCCGCCTGCTGCTCCAAAGCCTGTCCCCGGAACAGGCGCGCGAGTCACTCTTCGAGGTGGTGGGCCAGCTCAACGCCGGGGTGGCGCTCATGGAAGATCCCACCGAGCGCCACCACCTCGCGCGGCTCAACGCCGAGGTGGGGAAGAAGGCCCAGGCCGCGCTCGCGCTGCGCCCCGCCCTCACCTACTTCGCGACGGCCTTCGCGCTCATTCCCGCGGACCCCTGGGAGACGGACCCCGCCCTGGCCTTCCAGGTGCGGCTGGCCCAGGCGCGCACGGAGCTCATGAGCGGCTCGCCCTCCGAGGCCCAGCGCCAACTCGAGGAGCTGCGCCCCCGGACACGCACCCGCGCGGACACCGTGGCCCTCTACCTGCTGACCCAGGACATCCACTTCGCCACGGGTGCGTTCCTGGAGGGCATGAGCTGCCTCCGGGAGTGCCTGGAGCTGCTGGGCATGCCCGTCCCGCGGCAACCCACCTGGGAGGAGGCCGTGGCCGCCCATGAGGAGGCCTGGGCCCTGTTGGGGCAGCGTCCCATCGAGAGCCTCCTCGAGTTGCCCCTCATGACCGACCCGGACATGAAGATGGCCGTCGTCGCCCTCTTCAAGCTCTTCCCCGGCGCCTACTCCTCCGACCCGAACCTGCTCATCATCATCCTGAGCCGGATTGTCTCCCTCACCCTGCGCCACGGCATCGTGGACGCCGCCGTGCCCGGGTACACCTGGTTCGGCGTCATCACCGGCTCGTTCTTCAAGCGCTACCGGGAAGGCTTTGCCTTCGCACGGCTCGCCCTCGCATTCGTCGAGCGCTACCATCTGTCCGCCTACCGAGGGGATGTGCTGCTCGGCATGCAGTTCAGCAGCTACTGGGTCCAGCCCCTCCCCCGCGCGCAGGAGATGCTCCTCGACGGCCTGCGGTATGCGCTTCAAGTGGGCGACATCGCACCCGCTACCTATTGCAGCGTCTATCTCGTCACCAACCGCCTGGCCATGGGGCACGCCCTGGACGAGGTCCACCAGGAGTCGCTCGTGCGCGACGAGTTCCTGCGCAAGACGGGCTTCGTGGATCCCCAGGAGGCGCTCCTCGTGAGTCAGCGCTACGTGCAACAGCTGCGTGGCCACTCCCTGTCGTTCTCCACCCTGAGCGGGGAGGGCTTCGACGAACGGGCCTGCGAGGCGCGGATGACGCCCGAGCGGCTCGGCGGCACGCGCTGCCATTACTGGATCCACAAGATGCAGTCGCGCTTCATGTGCGGCGACTATGCGGAAGCCCGAGAAGCGGCGGACAAGACGGCCGGGTTGTTGTGGTCCTGCTTCGGCACCCTCAATGCCCGCGAAGGCCACTTCTACCGCGCCCTGACCCTGGCCGCGTGCTTCGAGGGGGCCACGCCCGAGCAGCAGCGGGAGTGGCTCGTGGCCATCGAGCATCACCACCAACAGCTCGCCGAATGGGCGGAGCTGTGCCCCGAGAACTTCCGCGCGCTCGAGCGGCTCGTCTTCGCGGAGCGGGCCCGGCTCCTGGGGCGCTCGGAGGACGCGACACGGGCCTACGAGCAGGCCATCCGCTCGGCCCGGGAGAACGGAGCCACCCAGTACCTGGGACTGGCCAGTGAGCTCGCGGCGAAGTTCTGGCGCACGCGCGAGGCGCCCATCGTCGCTCATGCCTTCGCGCGCGAAGCCCGGGCGGCATACCAGCGGTGGGGAGCGCGGGCCAAGGTCCAGCACCTGGAGTCCCAGTGGCCAGAGCTCACGTCCACCCAGTCTCCCCAGGACACGCTGACCACCAGCAGCACGGACTCCACCCACATCGACGCGCTCACGGTGGTCAAGGCGCAGCAGGCCGTCTCGGGTGAGATCGAGCTGGAGCGCCTGGTGACGGCACTGATGCGGGCGGCGATGGAGAACGCGGGCGCGCAGCGAGGCGCCCTGCTGCTGCCCGACGGGGACGCGCTCTCGGTGGCGGCCCTCTTCCAGCTCTCGCCGGAGGGCGCCCTGGTGGCCTCGGACGAGGCAGGCCACCACGAGCTGCCGTGGACACTCCTCGCCTATGTCCGGCGCACGCGGGAACACGTGCTCATCGGCGATGCCTCCCAGCCCCATGCGTTCTCCGCCGATGCCTGGCTGGCGCGCGGCGGAGCCCGCTCGGTGTTGTGCCTGCCCCTGATGAGGCAGGAGCAATTCTCCGGGGCCCTGTACCTGGAGAACGACCTGGCCACCAACGCCTTCAGTCCGGCGCGCCTGGCGCTGCTGGGACACCTCGCCTCCCAGGCGGCCATCTCCATCGAGAACGCGCGGCTGTACGCGGACGTGCAGCGCGCCCGGACGGAGCTGCACCGGGCCAACGACGAGCTGGAGCGGCGGGTGGAGGAGCGCACGCGCGAGCTCAAACAGGCCCAGGCGCGCCTGGTGGACACCGCGCGCGAGGTGGGCATGGCGGAGGTGGCCTCCAACGTGCTGCACAACGTGGGCAATGTGCTCACCAGCGCCGTCGTCAACATGGAGATGATGAGCAAGGCCGTGGGCGCCCTGCGAGTGGGCCGGGTGGGGCAGACCGGAGCCCTGCTGCTGGAGCATCGGGGGGCGTTGGCGGACTTCCTGACGGAGGATCCGCGGGGCAGCCAGCTGCCAGAATACCTGGTGGCGCTCGGCGACGAGCTGATGCGCGAGCAGACACGCCTGCAGGAGGACATGGCGGTGATGAACCGGCACATCGAGCACATCCGCGCCATCGTCCAGGTGCAGCAGACGTATGCGCGCAACGTGCTGATGACGGAGGAGTGCGAGCTGTCCCAGCTCGTCGACGACGCGCTGCGCATCCAGATGGAGTCGCTGCGACGTCACGGCGTCACCGTCCACCGGGAGCTGTCGGAGGTGCCCCCGGTGAAGGTGGACAAGCACAAGGTGCTGCAAATCCTCATCAACCTGCTGAGCAACGCCAAACACGCGCTGGACGAAGTGCCCGAGGGCCGGCGCAACCTCTGGGTGAGGCTGACGGCGGTGGGGAACGTGGCGCGCATCCAGGTGGCGGATGATGGGGTAGGCATCGCGCCGGAGCTGATGGACAGCCTGTTCGTCCACGGCTTCACCACGCGCAAGGACGGCCACGGCTTCGGGCTGCACTCGAGCGCACTGGTGGCGCAGATGCTCAAGGGTCGCCTCACCCTGGAGAGCGAGGGCCTCGGCCAGGGCGCCGTGGCCACGCTGGAGCTTCCGCTCACCTCCGAAGGGAGTCCCCGCGCGTCGTCGTGA
- a CDS encoding winged helix-turn-helix transcriptional regulator, translating to MRTKRHDPKSGCPVEATVSVIGGLWKPLILFHLMGGTLRFMEITRRIPKATQRMLTLQLRELEDDGVIVRRVYPQVPPKVEYELTPFGRSLAPVLLTLREWGMTYLRSHGVEPDALPTCAASELLASRTKAPAAAD from the coding sequence ATGCGGACCAAGCGCCATGACCCCAAGAGCGGTTGTCCTGTGGAAGCCACGGTCTCGGTGATCGGCGGGCTGTGGAAGCCCCTGATCCTGTTCCACCTGATGGGTGGCACGCTGCGCTTCATGGAAATCACGCGGCGCATCCCCAAGGCCACACAACGCATGCTCACGCTGCAGCTGCGCGAGCTGGAGGACGACGGCGTCATCGTGCGCCGCGTCTATCCGCAGGTACCGCCGAAGGTCGAGTACGAACTCACGCCGTTCGGTCGCTCATTGGCGCCGGTACTGCTCACGCTGCGCGAATGGGGCATGACCTACCTGCGCAGTCATGGTGTCGAACCCGATGCATTGCCGACGTGTGCGGCGAGCGAGCTGTTGGCATCCAGAACCAAAGCACCAGCTGCGGCTGACTAG
- a CDS encoding MDR family oxidoreductase, which translates to MGGPIRALLTEKTEAGLSTTLTDLDPAELGEGDVTVRVEWSTVNYKDALALSGRGEIIKTLPLVGGIDLAGTVESSDDARFAPGDRVLVNGWDLSQTHHGGYAEKARVPANWLVPVPDAFSTRDAMAIGTAGYSAMLCVLALEHSGLTPDDGDVLVTGANGGVGSIAIALLSKLGYRVVASTGRVSEAKHLRALGAADVIDRNDLARPGPPLGPERWAGAVDAVGSHTLANVLAQTRYRGVVAACGLAQGLDLPTSMAPFILRGITLAGIDSVRAPRDLRLAAWARLATDLELPKLAAATREIELADVPGTVAHLLRGEVRGRLVVRIP; encoded by the coding sequence ATGGGAGGCCCCATTCGCGCACTGCTGACAGAGAAGACTGAGGCCGGGCTGTCGACGACCCTCACCGACCTCGATCCCGCCGAGCTCGGCGAAGGCGACGTCACCGTCCGGGTCGAATGGTCGACGGTGAACTACAAGGACGCGCTCGCGCTTTCAGGGCGCGGCGAGATCATCAAGACGCTGCCGCTGGTAGGCGGTATCGACCTCGCGGGCACCGTCGAGTCGTCGGATGACGCCCGGTTCGCGCCGGGCGACCGCGTGCTCGTCAACGGCTGGGACCTGAGCCAGACGCACCACGGCGGCTACGCCGAGAAGGCGCGCGTGCCGGCCAACTGGCTCGTACCCGTGCCCGACGCCTTCAGCACGCGCGATGCCATGGCGATCGGGACGGCCGGCTACAGCGCAATGCTGTGCGTACTCGCGCTCGAGCATTCCGGCCTGACACCCGATGACGGCGATGTCCTCGTCACCGGTGCGAACGGCGGCGTCGGCTCCATCGCGATCGCACTGCTGTCGAAGCTCGGCTACCGGGTCGTCGCCTCCACCGGCCGCGTGTCGGAGGCGAAGCACCTTCGCGCGCTGGGCGCGGCGGACGTTATCGACCGCAATGACCTTGCGCGGCCCGGCCCGCCTCTGGGTCCGGAGCGCTGGGCCGGCGCGGTGGACGCCGTCGGCAGCCACACGCTCGCCAACGTTCTGGCGCAGACGCGCTATCGCGGCGTCGTGGCCGCCTGCGGACTCGCGCAGGGCCTGGACCTGCCGACGTCGATGGCGCCCTTCATCCTCCGCGGCATCACCCTGGCCGGTATCGATTCCGTGAGAGCGCCCCGCGATCTGCGGCTGGCGGCATGGGCACGCCTTGCGACGGATCTCGAGCTGCCCAAGCTGGCCGCCGCCACGCGGGAAATCGAACTCGCCGACGTCCCCGGCACCGTCGCGCACCTGCTGCGCGGTGAGGTCAGGGGGCGCCTGGTGGTGCGGATTCCCTGA